A genomic stretch from Lathyrus oleraceus cultivar Zhongwan6 chromosome 2, CAAS_Psat_ZW6_1.0, whole genome shotgun sequence includes:
- the LOC127120341 gene encoding reticulon-like protein B13, whose protein sequence is MSTETTTAAETKSFTTPSHSSDGGGNDIIRDIVLWRRKKLSIFVLIAATATWVLMEVYQYNFLTLISWLTISVVTSIFLYAKMLTLLGKEPPKLLSLELKEETAIRMAETVRGRIEESIRWLFKVTTQEDWSVLVGIIARFFALSYVGTCMDFLTFIYIGILCGMTVPVIYMKKEDKIKRFMEWLREKYKRCYEVIDEKAIRKIKSRILNEKKME, encoded by the exons ATGTCTACCGAAACTACAACAGCAGCAGAAACAAAATCTTTCACAACACCCTCTCATTCCTCAG ATGGTGGTGGCAATGACATAATAAGAGACATAGTACTATGGAGGAGGAAGAAACTAAGTATCTTTGTTCTGATTGCCGCAACAGCAACATGGGTTTTGATGGAAGTATATCAATATAACTTCCTCACTCTCATCTCATGGCTCACTATCTCAGTTGTTACATCAATATTCCTCTACGCCAAAATGCTTACACTTTTGGGCAA GGAACCACCAAAACTGTTGAGCTTGGAATTGAAAGAAGAAACAGCTATAAGAATGGCAGAGACAGTTAGAGGAAGGATTGAAGAATCAATAAGGTGGTTGTTCAAGGTGACCACACAGGAAGATTGGTCTGTGCTTGTGGGAATTATCGCTAGGTTTTTCGCACTCTCTTATGTTGGAACCTGCATGGACTTCCTCACATTCATTTATATAG GTATCTTGTGTGGTATGACAGTTCCTGTAATTTATATGAAAAAGGAGGACAAGATAAAGAGATTCATGGAGTGGTTGAGGGAGAAATATAAGAGATGTTATGAGGTTATAGATGAAAAGGCCATTAGAAAGATCAAAAGCAGAATACTAAATGAGAAGAAGATGGAGTGA
- the LOC127120339 gene encoding L-ascorbate oxidase homolog: MGSKSRSRSTSLLPLLCIVVALVVSVSLVQAEDDYKFYTWTVTYGILSPLGTPQQVILINGQFPGPRLDLVTNNNVILNLVNKLDEPFLLTWNGIKQRKNSWQDGVLGTNCPIPPNSNYTYKFQTKDQIGTYTYFPSTKMHKAAGGFGGLNVYRRSVIPIPYPNPDGDFTLLIGDWYKTSHKVLSQSLDSGKSIGFPDGLLINGQVRSTFTGDQGKTYMFRISNVGLSTSINFRIQGHMLKLVEVEGSHTLQNVYDSLDVHVGQSVSVLVTLNQPPKDYYIVASTRFTQTVLSTISVLHYTNSHSSASGPLPPPPANDYDLSMKQARTYRWNLTANAARPNPQGSFHYGMITPNRLIKLANSAPLINGKLRYAVNSVSYVNPDTPLKLADYFNIPGIIDNSIQITPSNAPAHIATSVLRTSLHDFIEVVFQNNEKTMQSWHLDGYDFWVVGYGFGQWTDASKSTYNLVDALTRHTAQVYPNSWTSILVSLDNQGMWNLRSAIWERQYLGQQLYLRVWNAQRTAANEYDIPSNALLCGKALGHHA, translated from the exons ATGGGAAGCAAAAGCAGAAGCAGAAGCACTAGTTTGCTACCTTTACTATGCATTGTTGTTGCATTAGTAGTAAGTGTCTCTTTGGTGCAAGCAGAAGATGATTATAAATTCTACACATGGACAGTGACTTATGGAATTCTTTCTCCTCTTGGTACTCCCCAACAA GTTATTCTGATTAATGGTCAATTTCCTGGTCCTAGACTTGATTTGGTGACTAATAACAATGTGATTCTCAACCTTGTCAATAAGCTAGATGAGCCATTTTTACTCACATG GAATGGGATTAAGCAAAGGAAAAATTCATGGCAAGATGGAGTTTTGGGAACCAACTGTCCTATTCCTCCAAACTCAAACTATACTTACAAGTTTCAAACCAAGGATCAGATTGGAACTTATACTTATTTTCCATCGACTAAAATGCATAAAGCTGCTGGAGGGTTTGGAGGACTCAATGTTTATCGTAGATCTGTTATCCCGATCCCTTATCCGAATCCTGATGGAGATTTTACTCTACTCATTGGTGATTGGTACAAAACCAGCCACAAGGTGTTGAGCCAATCTTTAGATTCTGGAAAATCTATTGGTTTTCCTGATGGGCTTCTTATCAATGGTCAAGTTCGTTCTACCTTCACTGGTGACCAAG GAAAAACCTATATGTTTAGGATCTCAAATGTTGGTTTGTCAACCTCGATTAACTTTAGAATTCAGGGTCATATGCTAAAACTAGTTGAAGTTGAAGGATCACATACTCTCCAAAACGTGTACGATTCACTTGATGTTCATGTTGGACAATCTGTTTCTGTGTTAGTAACGTTAAATCAACCTCCAAAGGACTATTACATTGTTGCTTCAACAAGGTTTACTCAAACAGTTCTCAGCACAATTTCTGTGCTGCATTATACAAACTCCCATTCCTCGGCATCAGGACCATTGCCTCCTCCCCCTGCTAACGATTATGACTTGTCTATGAAGCAAGCTAGAACTTACAGATGGAATCTGACAGCAAATGCTGCTAGGCCTAATCCACAAGGGTCATTCCATTATGGTATGATAACTCCAAATAGATTAATAAAATTGGCCAATTCAGCACCATTGATCAATGGAAAGCTTCGTTACGCAGTTAACAGTGTCTCCTATGTTAACCCTGATACCCCTCTTAAACTTGCTGATTACTTCAACATTCCTGGAATCATTGATAATTCAATTCAAATCACTCCCTCTAATGCTCCTGCACATATAGCTACATCCGTGTTGCGAACTTCTctccatgattttattgaagtTGTTTTCCAAAACAATGAAAAAACCATGCAATCTTGGCATCTTGATGGTTATGATTTTTGGGTTGTTGG TTATGGTTTTGGCCAATGGACAGATGCTAGTAAAAGTACCTATAATCTAGTGGATGCCTTGACTAGACACACTGCTCAG GTATATCCAAACTCTTGGACATCAATATTGGTGTCATTGGATAACCAAGGAATGTGGAATTTGAGATCAGCCATATGGGAAAGACAATATCTTGGACAACAGTTGTATCTAAGGGTGTGGAATGCACAACGCACTGCAGCCAATGAATATGATATTCCTAGTAATGCTTTGCTTTGTGGCAAAGCATTGGGACATCATGCTTAG